In Planctomycetaceae bacterium, one genomic interval encodes:
- a CDS encoding serine/threonine-protein kinase — protein sequence MAESNTCPQCGKALTGETPGGLCPACLLKRGLETNTQGFTGDDQQGAKNGWSPPQPEELAEAFAELDIIELIGRGGMGAVYKARQKDLDRLVALKILPPQIGRQESFAQRFAREAQAMARLSHPNIVTIHSFGSRPLTAGGQPGDLYFFIMEYVDGLSLRQILDAGTTGPREALAIVPQICDALQYAHDRGIVHRDIKPENILMSRTGQVKIADFGLAKLVSSGMGVSPMRPTGVPPVEGQEDGEHGRDARATRQEHGRDAHATRHVMGTPRYMAPEQMQRPGEVDHRADIYSLGVVFYQMLTGELPKGSEKFPPPSRKVHIDVRLDEVVLRALQREPTLRYQQVSQVKQDVETIVQTSAAPDAPADQAPTPGQRPGSQTLDAKQQQQETYERRAPGWVIRCKTCGLTEPWGKYGVRLLGKGRNWTLGWCSRCRWIRCHVIEQGEGAKVDASAAARSERPTLPPRVDAKFSRLAIVGAVWAGLGLVGLLLMGLA from the coding sequence ATGGCTGAATCGAATACATGTCCGCAGTGCGGCAAGGCTCTGACGGGTGAAACGCCCGGCGGGCTGTGCCCGGCGTGCCTGCTCAAGCGCGGGCTCGAGACCAACACGCAGGGGTTTACGGGCGATGATCAGCAGGGGGCGAAGAACGGCTGGTCGCCGCCGCAGCCGGAGGAACTCGCTGAAGCGTTTGCGGAACTGGACATCATCGAGTTGATCGGGCGCGGCGGAATGGGGGCCGTCTACAAGGCCCGCCAGAAAGACCTCGACCGCCTGGTGGCCCTGAAGATTTTGCCCCCGCAGATCGGCCGCCAGGAAAGTTTCGCCCAGCGGTTCGCCCGTGAGGCCCAGGCGATGGCGCGCCTGAGCCACCCCAACATCGTCACGATCCACAGCTTCGGTTCGAGGCCCCTCACCGCAGGCGGCCAGCCGGGAGATCTGTACTTCTTCATCATGGAGTACGTCGACGGCCTGAGCCTGCGGCAGATTCTCGACGCCGGCACCACCGGCCCGCGCGAGGCCCTGGCGATCGTGCCGCAGATCTGCGACGCCCTGCAGTACGCCCACGACCGCGGGATCGTGCATCGCGACATCAAGCCCGAGAACATCCTGATGAGCCGGACCGGCCAGGTGAAGATCGCCGACTTCGGCCTGGCCAAGCTTGTTTCCAGTGGCATGGGCGTCTCGCCCATGCGTCCCACGGGCGTCCCGCCCGTGGAGGGGCAAGAAGACGGGGAGCACGGGCGGGACGCCCGTGCCACACGGCAAGAGCATGGGCGAGACGCCCATGCCACACGACACGTCATGGGCACGCCGCGGTACATGGCCCCCGAGCAGATGCAGCGCCCGGGCGAGGTCGACCATCGGGCCGACATCTACTCCCTGGGCGTGGTCTTCTACCAGATGCTCACCGGCGAGTTGCCCAAGGGCAGCGAGAAGTTCCCCCCGCCGTCGCGCAAGGTACACATCGATGTGCGGCTGGACGAAGTCGTCCTGCGCGCCCTGCAGCGCGAGCCGACCCTGCGGTATCAGCAGGTCAGCCAGGTCAAGCAGGATGTCGAAACCATCGTCCAGACCTCCGCCGCGCCCGACGCCCCAGCCGATCAAGCCCCCACGCCCGGCCAACGGCCAGGGTCCCAGACGCTGGATGCGAAACAGCAGCAACAGGAAACGTACGAACGCCGCGCGCCGGGCTGGGTCATCCGCTGCAAGACGTGTGGTTTGACTGAGCCTTGGGGCAAGTACGGCGTGCGTCTCCTCGGCAAGGGGCGCAACTGGACGCTCGGCTGGTGCTCGCGCTGCCGCTGGATCCGGTGCCACGTGATCGAACAAGGCGAGGGAGCCAAGGTTGATGCCTCGGCTGCTGCCAGATCTGAGCGGCCGACGCTGCCGCCGCGCGTGGATGCGAAGTTCTCCCGACTGGCGATTGTCGGCGCGGTGTGGGCCGGGCTGGGACTGGTTGGACTGCTGCTGATGGGGCTGGCATGA
- a CDS encoding MerR family transcriptional regulator, with the protein MKTIDVSREAFNTSQASQIIEATPRQIRYWDKIGLVKPSIRSAMGKGSRRLFSYKDLLALQTVKQFLDEGLTLQRVGKCVQFLRKKLPEIIQPLGFCRLISSPDTIHLVTDKSNLMDTVMSPGQYRFSHLVDIAGLEHDLRRKVIAMSVHRVEEVAVGDFSYQVEVEADVDEGGYVATVAGLPGCITDGDTLQETLANAKDAIEGWLEAHEDLKRQGIHVSMKPQQRKRIRA; encoded by the coding sequence ATGAAGACAATTGACGTATCAAGAGAGGCATTCAATACAAGTCAGGCAAGCCAGATCATAGAGGCGACGCCGAGGCAAATTAGGTATTGGGACAAGATAGGCTTGGTGAAACCTTCCATTCGCTCTGCGATGGGCAAAGGTTCGCGGCGGCTTTTTTCATACAAAGACTTGCTGGCGCTCCAGACGGTTAAGCAATTTCTTGACGAAGGCCTCACTCTCCAGCGTGTTGGCAAGTGCGTCCAGTTCCTCCGGAAGAAGCTGCCGGAAATTATCCAACCGTTGGGATTTTGCAGGCTGATCAGCAGCCCGGACACGATCCATTTGGTAACTGACAAGAGCAATCTGATGGATACAGTCATGAGTCCCGGCCAATACCGCTTCTCTCATCTTGTGGACATTGCGGGTCTTGAGCATGATCTGCGTCGGAAAGTCATTGCCATGAGTGTTCACCGCGTGGAAGAAGTGGCTGTGGGGGATTTTTCCTATCAGGTGGAAGTTGAAGCGGACGTTGATGAGGGAGGCTATGTTGCCACGGTGGCCGGATTGCCAGGATGTATTACCGATGGCGATACATTACAGGAGACGCTTGCCAACGCCAAAGATGCGATTGAAGGGTGGCTTGAGGCGCACGAGGATCTGAAGCGGCAAGGCATTCACGTCTCGATGAAACCGCAGCAGCGCAAGCGCATACGGGCATGA
- a CDS encoding type II toxin-antitoxin system HicA family toxin yields the protein MPKLVPRPTNRVLKALERAGWSLRATSPGGGHHILVHPNFPGIVAVPRHPMTRKKTLGKIIKQAGLTLPEFEKLFR from the coding sequence GTGCCCAAGCTTGTGCCCCGTCCAACTAATCGTGTCCTGAAGGCGCTCGAACGAGCGGGATGGTCTCTTCGGGCAACAAGCCCCGGAGGTGGGCACCATATACTTGTTCATCCGAACTTTCCGGGTATCGTGGCTGTGCCGCGACATCCAATGACACGGAAGAAGACCTTGGGCAAGATAATCAAGCAGGCTGGGCTGACATTGCCGGAATTCGAAAAGCTCTTCCGATAA
- a CDS encoding thiamine-phosphate kinase: protein MRELDFIEWIYGRSRFDSGVVPVGPGDDCAVVKIGGHDVLITVDQVLDGVHFMLDRDGPMAAGRKAMARNLSDIAAMAGVPTAAVASVALPRGMSELDCQAIYAGLREAGDAFNCPLVGGDVGSWADKMAISVTIIGRPGPHGAVLRSGARAGDAICVTGSLGGSWRGEKHLTFTPRIAEGLDIARRCDLHAMIDISDGLAADLHHICKASHFGAEIMAADMPVASDSTLDGALSDGEDYELLFTLPAGQAAALVAQGAAGTSATRVGTITMAPEVVLIAPDGGRTLLQPKGWQHST, encoded by the coding sequence ATGCGAGAACTGGATTTCATCGAGTGGATTTATGGGCGCAGCCGGTTTGACTCCGGCGTGGTGCCCGTCGGGCCGGGAGACGACTGCGCGGTCGTTAAGATCGGCGGGCATGATGTGCTCATCACCGTCGATCAGGTACTCGACGGCGTGCATTTTATGCTCGACCGCGACGGGCCTATGGCGGCAGGTCGCAAGGCCATGGCGCGGAACCTTTCGGACATCGCGGCGATGGCGGGCGTGCCCACGGCCGCGGTCGCCTCCGTGGCCCTGCCGCGGGGGATGAGCGAACTGGACTGCCAGGCGATCTACGCCGGCCTGCGCGAGGCGGGCGACGCGTTCAACTGCCCGCTGGTGGGCGGAGACGTCGGTTCGTGGGCGGACAAGATGGCCATCAGCGTGACGATCATCGGCCGCCCAGGTCCGCACGGGGCCGTGCTGCGCAGCGGAGCGCGGGCCGGCGACGCCATCTGCGTCACCGGCAGCCTGGGCGGCTCGTGGCGCGGCGAGAAGCACCTGACGTTCACTCCGCGCATCGCCGAGGGGCTCGACATCGCCCGGCGCTGCGACCTGCACGCGATGATCGACATCTCCGACGGCTTGGCCGCCGATCTGCATCACATCTGCAAGGCCTCGCATTTCGGCGCTGAGATCATGGCCGCCGACATGCCCGTGGCCTCCGACAGCACCCTCGACGGCGCCCTGTCTGACGGCGAAGATTACGAACTGCTCTTCACGCTGCCGGCAGGTCAGGCCGCGGCCCTGGTAGCTCAAGGCGCCGCCGGCACGAGCGCCACGCGGGTCGGCACGATCACCATGGCTCCCGAGGTGGTGTTGATCGCCCCCGACGGCGGCCGCACGCTTCTGCAACCCAAAGGCTGGCAGCACAGCACATGA
- a CDS encoding sigma-70 family RNA polymerase sigma factor, whose protein sequence is MAAQGDASLSSRRRALEELAQAYWFPLYAFVRRSGESADSAEDFVQGFFARLLEKDFLAQVDRSKGRFRSFLLAAIGHYMSNQRAMQRAIKRGGGKKIIPLDSGDAEARYRLEPVESMTPERLFDRRWALTVLDQALARLREEYTAAGKAELYATVESFLTADREKADYSAAAGRLGWPEGTVRVAVHRLRRRYRDLLRSQIAQTVETPEQVEEEISHLLDCL, encoded by the coding sequence GTGGCGGCGCAAGGAGACGCCTCGCTGTCCAGTCGCCGGCGCGCTCTGGAGGAACTCGCCCAGGCCTACTGGTTCCCGCTCTACGCCTTCGTCCGCCGCAGCGGCGAGTCGGCCGACTCGGCTGAGGATTTCGTGCAGGGCTTCTTCGCCCGCCTGCTGGAGAAGGACTTCCTGGCACAGGTGGATCGTTCCAAGGGCAGGTTCCGCTCGTTCCTGCTGGCGGCCATAGGGCACTACATGTCCAACCAGCGCGCGATGCAGCGGGCGATCAAACGCGGCGGCGGAAAGAAGATCATCCCCCTCGATTCCGGCGACGCTGAGGCACGCTACCGGCTCGAGCCGGTAGAATCCATGACGCCCGAGCGCCTGTTCGACCGCCGATGGGCCCTGACGGTGCTCGACCAGGCGCTTGCCCGCCTGCGGGAGGAATACACGGCCGCCGGCAAAGCCGAACTGTACGCCACAGTTGAATCGTTCCTGACTGCCGATCGGGAAAAGGCCGATTACTCCGCGGCAGCGGGGCGGCTGGGCTGGCCCGAGGGCACCGTCCGAGTGGCCGTGCATCGTCTGCGGCGGCGCTACCGAGACCTGCTGCGGTCCCAGATCGCCCAGACGGTCGAGACGCCCGAACAGGTGGAGGAGGAAATCTCCCATCTGCTGGATTGTCTGTAA
- a CDS encoding sulfatase-like hydrolase/transferase, producing MGSTAPNILLILSDQQHFGTLGAVNERIRTPALDRLCAEGTRFDRAYCPNPTCTPTRASLITGLYPSQHGAWALGTKLPQSVPTVGEALKGADYDTALIGKAHFQPLASRPPWESIECQPTLRDLDFWRNFHGPWYGFEHLETARMHGTESHVGGHYALWMQEQGLENWADYFDSYPVNVARRGSFDRDGHWTLPERFHYNRWITQRSVEAIHRAQDRGRPFFLSVNHFDPHPPYVVPKPWASMYRPQDMAPGALTPGEHDRNPRHFAMTQQHDPDFQAFGDAWVHGGHSHLVDRQTLQRQMAVYYGMVSFMDACIGELLATLDALGLTENTLVVFTTDHGHFLGQHGLTAKAIHHYEDLIRVPMIARWPGRIPAARVSSALQNLVDYSPTFLAAAGLDVPEAMTGVNQLPAWQGAGAVRTWSITENHHGRRHFHMRTYVEDRYKITVYARGDEGELFDLQEDPAELNNLWSDPAAAPVKSQLLQRFLQATMQYEHMPMPRIAGA from the coding sequence ATGGGTTCCACCGCACCGAACATCCTTTTGATCCTTTCCGACCAGCAGCACTTTGGCACGCTGGGCGCGGTCAATGAGCGGATCCGTACACCCGCGCTGGACCGCCTCTGCGCCGAGGGCACGCGGTTCGACCGGGCGTATTGCCCCAATCCCACCTGCACACCCACGCGGGCCAGCCTCATTACCGGGCTCTACCCCTCGCAGCACGGGGCATGGGCACTGGGGACGAAACTGCCCCAAAGCGTGCCAACCGTAGGCGAGGCGCTGAAAGGCGCGGACTATGACACGGCCCTGATCGGCAAGGCGCATTTTCAGCCCCTGGCCAGCCGGCCGCCATGGGAGTCGATCGAGTGCCAGCCGACCCTGCGCGACCTGGATTTCTGGAGGAATTTTCACGGGCCCTGGTACGGCTTCGAGCACCTCGAAACCGCCCGCATGCACGGCACCGAATCGCACGTCGGCGGGCATTACGCCCTCTGGATGCAGGAGCAAGGCCTGGAGAATTGGGCCGACTACTTCGACTCCTATCCCGTCAACGTCGCCCGGCGCGGCAGCTTCGACCGCGACGGACATTGGACCCTGCCGGAGCGGTTCCACTACAATCGCTGGATTACGCAGCGGTCCGTCGAGGCGATCCATCGCGCGCAGGACCGGGGGCGGCCGTTCTTCCTGTCCGTCAACCACTTCGACCCCCACCCGCCATACGTCGTTCCCAAGCCCTGGGCGAGCATGTATCGCCCGCAGGACATGGCCCCCGGCGCGCTGACGCCCGGCGAGCACGACCGAAACCCCCGCCACTTCGCGATGACTCAACAGCACGATCCGGACTTCCAGGCCTTCGGCGACGCGTGGGTGCATGGCGGCCACAGCCATCTCGTCGACCGCCAAACGCTCCAGCGGCAGATGGCCGTCTACTACGGCATGGTCAGCTTCATGGACGCGTGCATCGGCGAACTGCTGGCCACGCTGGATGCGCTGGGCCTGACCGAAAATACGCTGGTGGTTTTCACCACCGACCACGGTCATTTTCTCGGTCAGCACGGTCTGACCGCCAAGGCCATTCATCACTATGAAGACCTGATCCGCGTGCCGATGATTGCCCGCTGGCCGGGACGAATCCCCGCCGCCCGCGTCAGTTCCGCCCTGCAGAACCTGGTGGATTATTCCCCCACCTTCCTGGCGGCCGCGGGTCTGGATGTGCCCGAAGCGATGACCGGCGTGAACCAGTTGCCCGCCTGGCAAGGCGCCGGGGCGGTTCGCACGTGGTCGATAACGGAGAACCACCACGGGCGGCGGCATTTCCACATGCGCACGTACGTCGAAGATCGCTACAAGATCACGGTCTACGCCCGCGGCGACGAAGGGGAACTCTTTGACCTGCAGGAAGACCCCGCCGAACTGAACAACCTCTGGTCCGACCCTGCCGCCGCGCCGGTCAAGTCACAACTCCTCCAGCGGTTCCTCCAGGCAACGATGCAGTACGAACATATGCCCATGCCAAGAATCGCCGGGGCATAA
- the tsaE gene encoding tRNA (adenosine(37)-N6)-threonylcarbamoyltransferase complex ATPase subunit type 1 TsaE — protein sequence MNARAREEVFTTDSVEATQALGAELAARFTKGDCVALIGPLGAGKTALVRGLAAGLGVADTRVVCSPTYVIVHEYSGRLPVYHLDLYRLGGPEEFVDLAVEEMLAEGVVIIEWAERAGQYLPQRRWQIEIEITAPERRRFLLTH from the coding sequence ATGAACGCCCGCGCGCGAGAAGAAGTCTTCACCACTGATAGCGTCGAGGCCACGCAGGCCCTGGGCGCAGAGCTTGCCGCGCGATTCACCAAAGGCGACTGCGTAGCCCTGATCGGTCCCCTCGGCGCCGGCAAGACCGCCCTGGTGCGCGGCCTGGCCGCAGGCCTGGGCGTGGCCGACACCCGCGTCGTCTGCAGCCCGACCTACGTGATCGTCCACGAATACTCCGGCCGCCTGCCGGTCTATCACCTCGACCTCTACCGCCTCGGCGGCCCGGAAGAGTTCGTCGATCTGGCCGTCGAAGAAATGCTCGCCGAAGGCGTAGTCATCATCGAATGGGCCGAGCGAGCCGGACAGTACCTGCCTCAGCGGCGCTGGCAAATCGAGATCGAAATCACAGCCCCAGAACGTCGACGGTTTCTACTGACGCACTGA